One Vigna unguiculata cultivar IT97K-499-35 chromosome 11, ASM411807v1, whole genome shotgun sequence DNA window includes the following coding sequences:
- the LOC114170063 gene encoding pentatricopeptide repeat-containing protein At5g38730, translating into MVFIGSHKQFIDSVCTIVIKGNWGNLLKVKNASAFTSSTIHQVLLQLSLYDYGLSHSFPFFKWLDSIPNYSHSLQCSWVMIHILTEHKHFKTAQHMLEKIADRDFLPSSSVLRTLVRTHDNPEVNSQVLSWLVIHYAKSKMTHDAIQVFEQMRLHKVKPHLHACTVLLNSLLKDGVTHMVWKIYRRMVQVGVVPNMYIYNCLFHACSKARDVERAEQLLNELDLKGMLPDIFTYNTLISLYCKKGMHYEALSIQSRMEREGINLDIVSYNSLIYGFCKEGRMREAIRMFREIKNATPNHVTYTTLIDGYCKTNELEESLKILGLMESKGLYPGVVTYNSILRKLCQDGRIKDANKLLTEMSERKVQADNITCNTLINAYCKIGDMKSALKFKNKMLESGLKPDSYTYKALIHGFCKTNELETAKEAMFSMLDAGFTLSYCTYTWIVDCYCKKDNMDAVLALPNEFLSRGLCLDVSVYRALIRRSCKLERVECAEKLFNEMEGKGISGDSVIYTSLAYAYWKAGNASASMGVLEEMTRRRLMITVKLYRCFITSDVSENKMSLIFWNHVVDRGLMSRNSMNKIQQMLI; encoded by the coding sequence ATGGTTTTCATTGGGAGTCATAAGCAATTTATTGATAGTGTGTGCACAATTGTGATCAAGGGTAACTGGGGCAATCTGTTGAAGGTGAAGAATGCCTCTGCATTCACTTCTTCTACCATTCACCAGGTACTGTTGCAACTCTCACTCTATGATTATGGGCTCTCTCATTCCTTCCCATTCTTCAAATGGCTCGATTCCATCCCAAATTATAGCCATTCCTTGCAATGTTCATGGGTCATGATTCACATCCTCACCGAACATAAGCATTTCAAAACTGCACAACATATGCTTGAAAAAATTGCGGACAGGGATTTTCTTCCATCATCTTCAGTTTTGAGAACTTTGGTGAGGACTCATGACAACCCTGAAGTCAATTCTCAAGTGTTGAGTTGGCTTGTCATACATTATGCTAAGTCAAAGATGACACATGATGCAATACAAGTTTTTGAGCAGATGAGGTTACATAAAGTCAAACCTCATTTGCATGCTTGCACTGTTCTTTTGAATTCCTTGTTGAAGGACGGGGTTACTCACATGGTGTGGAAAATTTACAGGAGAATGGTTCAAGTTGGGGTTGTTCCCAATATGTACATTTACAATTGTTTATTCCATGCCTGTTCAAAAGCAAGAGATGTGGAAAGGGCAGAACAGTTATTAAATGAGTTGGATTTAAAGGGTATGCTTCCTGATATCTTCACATATAATACTTTGATATCATTATATTGCAAGAAAGGTATGCACTATGAGGCTTTATCTATCCAGAGCAGAATGGAAAGAGAGGGGATAAACCTAGATATTGTTAGTTATAACTCTCTTATTTATGGATTTTGCAAAGAAGGCAGGATGAGAGAAGCTATAAGGATGtttagagaaataaaaaatgcaacTCCCAATCATGTGACATATACTACATTGATTGATGGTTACTGTAAAACAAATGAACTGGAGGAATCTCTGAAAATTCTGGGGCTGATGGAGTCTAAGGGATTGTACCCTGGAGTTGTAACTTATAATTCAATTTTGCGAAAGCTCTGTCAAGATGGCAGGATAAAGGACGCCAACAAACTCTTGACTGAGATGAGTGAAAGGAAAGTTCAAGCTGACAATATCACTTGTAACACACTTATTAATGCATACTGCAAGATTGGAGATATGAAATCTGCTTTGAAATTTAAGAACAAGATGTTAGAATCTGGACTAAAACCTGATTCATATACATATAAGGCACTGATTCATGGATTCTGCAAGACAAATGAGTTGGAAACTGCAAAGGAGGCAATGTTCAGCATGCTTGATGCTGGATTTACACTCAGTTATTGTACATACACTTGGATTGTAGATTGCTACTGTAAGAAAGACAATATGGATGCTGTTTTAGCACTGCCAAATGAGTTTCTGAGTAGAGGTCTTTGTCTAGATGTTTCAGTATACAGGGCATTGATAAGAAGGTCATGCAAGTTAGAAAGGGTTGAATGTGCTGAAAAGTTATTCAATGAAATGGAAGGAAAGGGTATATCAGGTGACAGTGTTATCTATACCAGTCTTGCATATGCTTATTGGAAAGCAGGGAATGCAAGTGCTTCCATGGGTGTGTTAGAAGAGATGACAAGGAGAAGGTTGATGATCACAGTCAAACTGTATAGATGCTTTATTACTTCTGATGTTAGTGAAAATAAAATGTCACTGATCTTCTGGAATCATGTGGTGGATAGGGGTCTGATGTCGAGAAATTCAATGAATAAAATACAGCAAATGTTGATATGA